A window of Aeromicrobium sp. A1-2 contains these coding sequences:
- the zwf gene encoding glucose-6-phosphate dehydrogenase: MDEPHLIVLFGATGDLARRKLLPGIMHLLQSGLVSDSRIIGVSLDDFDDEAFRDFAGEAYREFSTREVDEEKWRGFAPKLSYVNVKAGPEALAAAASVLEAELGGSPRRLHYLSVPPKAALDVVHTLAAADLVERSRIIMEKPFGTDLVSAKALNSQLHEVFAEDQIFRIDHFLGKEAALNILAFRFANGLFEPIWNRNFIDHVQIDVPETLSVEGRSGFYEGTGAFKDMVVTHLFQVLAFMAMEPPTSLDSDSISEEKNKVFRSMLPLEPHNVVRGQYQGYRDEEGVPSDSETETFVALRAEIDNWRWAGVPFFLRTGKNLAEGARIISIAFREPPKSMFPAGSGVGLAGPDHLTFDLADSSRMSLSFYGKRPGPGMRLDKLSMQFAMQETERAGEVLEAYERLIYDAMRGERTLFTTAEGIERLWEISEPLLADVPPVRPYSGGTWGPNSVHQLIAPRAWRLPFERTWRKPNTMAE, from the coding sequence ATGGACGAGCCACATCTGATCGTGCTCTTCGGCGCCACGGGCGATCTGGCCCGCCGCAAGTTGCTGCCGGGCATCATGCACCTGCTCCAGTCCGGACTGGTGTCGGACTCCCGCATCATCGGCGTCTCGCTCGACGACTTCGATGACGAGGCGTTCCGCGACTTCGCCGGCGAGGCGTACCGGGAGTTCAGCACCCGTGAGGTCGATGAGGAGAAGTGGCGTGGGTTCGCCCCCAAGCTGTCATATGTCAACGTCAAGGCCGGTCCCGAGGCTCTGGCGGCGGCTGCATCGGTTCTGGAGGCCGAGCTCGGCGGCAGCCCGCGCCGACTGCACTACCTGAGCGTCCCGCCCAAGGCGGCGCTCGACGTCGTGCACACCCTTGCTGCGGCGGACCTGGTCGAGCGGTCCCGCATCATCATGGAGAAGCCTTTCGGCACCGATCTGGTCAGCGCGAAGGCGCTCAACTCGCAGCTCCACGAGGTCTTCGCGGAGGACCAGATCTTTCGCATCGACCACTTTCTGGGCAAGGAAGCAGCGCTCAACATCCTGGCGTTCCGCTTCGCGAACGGCCTGTTCGAGCCGATCTGGAACCGCAACTTCATCGACCACGTCCAGATCGACGTGCCCGAGACACTCTCCGTGGAGGGCCGATCAGGGTTCTACGAGGGCACCGGCGCGTTCAAGGACATGGTCGTGACGCACCTGTTCCAGGTCTTGGCGTTCATGGCGATGGAACCGCCGACGTCGCTGGACTCGGACTCGATCAGCGAGGAGAAGAACAAGGTCTTCCGCTCGATGCTTCCGCTCGAACCGCACAACGTCGTCCGCGGCCAGTACCAGGGCTACCGGGACGAGGAGGGGGTCCCCTCGGACTCCGAGACCGAGACGTTCGTCGCGCTGCGGGCCGAGATCGACAACTGGCGTTGGGCCGGGGTGCCATTCTTCCTGCGCACGGGCAAAAACCTCGCAGAGGGTGCGCGAATCATCTCGATCGCCTTCCGGGAGCCGCCCAAGAGCATGTTCCCGGCCGGCTCGGGGGTCGGCCTCGCCGGACCCGACCACCTGACGTTCGACCTGGCGGACTCCTCGCGGATGTCGCTGTCGTTCTACGGCAAGCGACCGGGTCCGGGCATGCGGCTCGACAAGCTCAGCATGCAGTTCGCGATGCAGGAGACCGAGCGGGCGGGCGAGGTTCTCGAGGCGTACGAGCGACTGATCTACGACGCGATGCGGGGTGAGCGGACACTGTTCACGACCGCGGAAGGCATCGAGCGGCTGTGGGAGATCTCCGAGCCGCTGCTGGCAGATGTGCCGCCCGTGCGGCCATACTCCGGCGGCACCTGGGGGCCCAACTCGGTCCATCAGCTCATCGCGCCGCGGGCCTGGCGGCTGCCGTTCGAGCGCACGTGGCGCAAGCCCAACACCATGGCGGAGTGA
- a CDS encoding GntR family transcriptional regulator, translating to MSIVTVDNLSTEPPFEQVRRQIAGQASDGTLQAGHKLPTVRALAAELDLATNTVAKAYRALETDGITETRGRAGTFIASRRMHDAEADEAASTYAQLARRQGLSADEALRLVERHWRD from the coding sequence ATGAGCATCGTGACCGTCGACAATCTGAGCACCGAGCCTCCATTCGAGCAGGTACGTCGCCAGATCGCCGGGCAGGCCTCCGACGGCACCCTGCAGGCCGGTCACAAGCTGCCGACCGTCCGGGCGCTGGCTGCCGAGCTCGATCTCGCAACCAACACCGTCGCCAAGGCCTACCGCGCGCTCGAGACTGACGGCATCACCGAGACCCGCGGTCGGGCGGGCACCTTCATCGCCAGCCGGCGGATGCATGATGCCGAGGCCGATGAGGCGGCGTCCACGTACGCCCAGCTCGCCCGCCGTCAGGGCCTCTCGGCCGACGAGGCACTCCGGCTCGTCGAGCGACACTGGCGCGACTGA
- a CDS encoding GNAT family N-acetyltransferase: MDSAISIRSAGEADFDTLTDVWERAARPTHPFLDDEHLADLRPRIRDLLLPSMDVWLAAIDGRPVGFVGARDDHVELLYIDPEAQGRGVGPALLTRVANGAGPRSVEVYAGNAVGLGFYRSQGFGETRRDPTDVVGRAFAIVHLERQEPT, translated from the coding sequence ATGGACAGCGCCATCTCCATCCGGTCAGCCGGCGAGGCCGACTTCGACACGCTCACCGACGTCTGGGAGCGCGCCGCCCGGCCGACCCACCCGTTCCTGGACGACGAGCACCTCGCCGACCTGCGGCCCCGCATCCGCGACCTGCTCCTGCCCTCGATGGACGTGTGGCTCGCCGCGATCGACGGCCGCCCGGTCGGTTTCGTCGGCGCCCGCGACGACCACGTCGAGCTGCTCTACATCGATCCAGAGGCGCAGGGCAGGGGCGTCGGCCCCGCGCTGCTGACCCGGGTCGCCAATGGGGCCGGGCCGCGCAGCGTCGAGGTCTACGCCGGAAACGCGGTCGGACTCGGCTTCTACCGTTCGCAGGGCTTCGGCGAGACTCGTCGCGACCCCACCGACGTCGTCGGCCGCGCGTTCGCGATCGTCCACCTCGAGCGACAGGAACCCACATGA